The Ahaetulla prasina isolate Xishuangbanna chromosome 3, ASM2864084v1, whole genome shotgun sequence genome window below encodes:
- the LOC131194979 gene encoding carboxymethylenebutenolidase homolog translates to MTSGDLPFQYDIGRRRNYEGRGREVQIQNIKAYVCQPASDTNTAVILVHDIFGWQFQDTRYVADIIASNGYTTICPDFFLGKVPWTPNDHWQNFADWLKDRDPMKVDKTVNTVLKYLKEQYNAIRIGIVGFSWGGMAVHHVMLTNPELKAGVSLYVVGKDKGTETPSVQTAFIRLQYNKEEPEPQQPLLNRSCPRLQLISLLEEKLAEFCKVDYKIKVYPGQVHGFAQCKPEDTKPKDVPYTEEARMDLIEWLNKYIRF, encoded by the exons atgaccAGTGGAGATTTGCCTTTCCAATATGACATTGGAAGAAGAAGGAATTATGAAGGGCGTGGCCGGGAAGTGCAAATTCAGAACATCAAAGCATATGTTTGTCAACCTGCTTCTGATACAAACACAGCTGTGATTTTGGTTCATGACATATTTGGGTGGCAATTTCAAGACACAAGATATGTTGCTGATATAATTGCTTCTAATGGATACAC AACCATCTGCCCAGATTTTTTTCTGGGAAAGGTACCTTGGACACCTAATGATCATTGGCAGAATTTTGCAGACTGGTTAAAGGATCGAGATCCCATGAAAGTGGACAA GACAGTCAATACGGtcttgaaatatttaaaagagcAGTATAATGCAATCAGGATCGGTATTGTTGGATTTTCCTGGGGTGGAATGGCTGTACATCACGTGATGCTAACAAATCCTGAATTAAAGGCTGGAGTCTCCCTCTACG TCGTGGGCAAAGACAAAGGCACAGAGACTCCGTCAGTCCAAACAGCTTTTATTCGGCTCCAGTACAACAAGGAAGAACCCGAGCCCCAGCAGCCCCTTTTAAATAGGAGCTGTCCTCGGCTTCAGCTA ATCTCTTTGCTGGAGGAAAAACTTGCAGAATTTTGTAAAGTAGACTATAAAATTAAAGTATATCCTGGACAAGTTCATGGTTTTGCACAGTGTAAGCCTGAAGACACGAAGCCGAAAGATGTGCCATACACCGAAGAAGCAAGAATGGATTTAATAGAATGGCTGAACAAATACATTAGGTTTTAA